A genome region from Natranaeroarchaeum sulfidigenes includes the following:
- a CDS encoding PGF-CTERM-anchored ABC transporter substrate-binding protein — protein MQLRVSVVVALLVISLVAPAGAIGAPMSQDSTSAEPECTFPITVEDETGTELTLEEQPDRIVTLRPSAAQTLWEIGGKEQVVGVSKHAENLEGTDEIESISEEETTVSTEKVVGLDPDLVLAPGSTDDETVEQLRELGVTVYQFESASSLDDVYSNVETIGKLSGNCEGAEETTDWMDEQLDIVADTIEGEESPDVLYSFFGFTAGQDTFIDELIVAAGGTNVAAEEGIEEYQPLNEETVVDTDPDWIVLNTNSPEIPDGEGYEETTAVQNDQVIVIDINHLNRPGPRVVYAVTEMAEAFHEDSYAEAVDAAESESDEGGDDATQADDDPQQNGVDDQEDGDEQTSDDPADPEDDGSVDDDLAGFGIGVAALALSLVALLGRVGGDR, from the coding sequence ATGCAACTACGCGTATCCGTCGTCGTGGCATTGCTGGTGATCAGTCTTGTTGCCCCTGCTGGCGCTATTGGAGCGCCGATGAGCCAGGATTCGACCTCCGCCGAGCCGGAGTGTACGTTCCCAATAACTGTCGAGGACGAAACGGGAACCGAACTGACACTCGAAGAGCAGCCCGACCGGATCGTCACACTGCGGCCGAGCGCTGCACAGACACTCTGGGAGATCGGCGGGAAAGAGCAGGTCGTCGGCGTGAGCAAACACGCCGAGAATCTGGAGGGGACCGACGAAATCGAGTCGATCTCCGAGGAGGAGACGACCGTCAGTACCGAGAAGGTCGTCGGTCTCGATCCCGACCTCGTGCTTGCGCCGGGATCCACCGACGACGAGACCGTTGAACAGCTCCGTGAACTCGGAGTGACCGTGTATCAGTTCGAGTCAGCGTCGTCGCTCGATGATGTCTACAGCAACGTCGAGACGATCGGAAAACTCTCGGGCAACTGCGAGGGTGCCGAAGAGACAACCGACTGGATGGACGAACAGCTCGATATTGTCGCCGACACGATCGAGGGCGAGGAGTCACCCGACGTGCTCTACAGTTTCTTCGGCTTCACAGCCGGTCAGGACACCTTTATCGACGAACTAATCGTCGCTGCGGGGGGTACAAACGTCGCCGCCGAGGAAGGGATAGAGGAGTACCAGCCACTCAACGAGGAGACGGTCGTAGACACGGATCCCGACTGGATCGTACTGAACACCAACTCCCCCGAGATTCCGGACGGCGAGGGGTACGAGGAGACAACCGCCGTACAGAACGATCAGGTGATCGTCATCGATATTAACCATCTCAACCGGCCCGGCCCACGGGTCGTCTACGCCGTAACCGAGATGGCCGAGGCGTTCCACGAGGATTCCTACGCGGAGGCCGTCGATGCGGCAGAGAGCGAGTCCGACGAGGGCGGTGACGATGCCACACAGGCTGATGATGATCCCCAACAAAACGGCGTCGACGATCAGGAGGATGGTGACGAGCAGACCAGTGACGATCCGGCCGACCCCGAGGATGACGGGAGTGTGGACGACGATCTCGCCGGGTTCGGCATCGGCGTCGCGGCTCTCGCGCTGTCCCTTGTCGCCCTGCTCGGTCGGGTGGGAGGCGATCGATGA
- a CDS encoding ABC transporter substrate-binding protein: MNVVSTSPSGTEILYALGVEPVAVSHSCDYPPGVEELPTIDTSRVDAEASADRHQQVEESTRSGHVYRIDSEVLRTVEPDLVLTQGVCGVCAVDESLIDETLADLDVDPEVLALHANELDDLYECIKRVGRAVGRGERAESLVGELKERVRTVEQRASSRTASPRVAVFEWMDPPRLAGNWVPELIESAGGTPLLVEPGDRTSELDWQTFLDAGPEVIVVAPCGFDVDRTEARLHELAYREGWAELPAVQQGRVYGVDGAAYFNRWTPRLIESLERLDRILTDEKSTLPDGVRRLV, translated from the coding sequence ATGAACGTCGTCTCGACCTCTCCATCGGGGACCGAGATCCTTTACGCGCTGGGTGTCGAACCGGTTGCCGTCTCGCATTCGTGTGATTACCCGCCAGGGGTCGAGGAGCTGCCGACGATCGATACGTCGCGTGTCGACGCCGAGGCGAGCGCCGATCGACATCAGCAGGTCGAGGAATCGACACGGTCGGGTCACGTCTACCGGATCGACTCCGAGGTGTTGCGTACCGTCGAGCCTGACCTCGTCCTTACGCAGGGCGTCTGTGGCGTCTGTGCAGTCGACGAGTCCCTGATCGACGAGACGCTCGCCGATCTGGACGTCGACCCGGAGGTGCTCGCGTTACACGCGAACGAGCTGGACGATCTGTACGAGTGTATCAAGCGGGTCGGCCGGGCGGTCGGCCGCGGGGAGCGCGCGGAATCGCTCGTTGGCGAACTCAAAGAGCGCGTCAGAACGGTCGAACAACGCGCGTCCAGTCGGACGGCATCACCGCGTGTCGCCGTCTTCGAGTGGATGGATCCGCCACGGCTGGCCGGCAACTGGGTCCCCGAGTTGATCGAGAGTGCGGGCGGCACACCGCTGCTCGTCGAGCCGGGCGACCGAACGTCGGAACTCGACTGGCAGACGTTTCTCGATGCCGGCCCCGAAGTGATTGTCGTTGCACCGTGTGGCTTCGACGTCGATCGCACGGAAGCGCGGCTCCACGAACTCGCCTACCGCGAAGGATGGGCCGAACTTCCCGCCGTCCAGCAGGGGCGCGTCTACGGCGTCGACGGTGCGGCCTATTTCAACCGCTGGACGCCGCGACTGATCGAGTCACTGGAGCGGCTCGACCGAATCCTCACGGACGAGAAGAGCACGCTACCGGACGGGGTTCGACGCCTCGTGTAA
- a CDS encoding cobalt-precorrin-7 (C(5))-methyltransferase, whose amino-acid sequence MTSDSGVGGAAGSVTAVGIGPGNPAYVTGNVRDELARADVVVGFETVVGYVDQFVGGDILTCGYDDEEATLERFGERVAAGEHGVAALMGDPNVSGHQFLDSVREAVPGTVTVRPGISSIQVAASRAVVPFEETTFVTLHRRGPLDDELDRIARAAGDRHLLVLPRPYDWMPEDIAAFLFDTAESTDRTNRSELRATVYEHLTHDEERSTETTLGTLAAGSGGNGPEDSAFSDLSVVLVRGDQV is encoded by the coding sequence ATGACGAGTGACAGCGGAGTAGGCGGAGCAGCCGGATCGGTCACAGCGGTTGGTATCGGTCCGGGGAATCCGGCGTACGTGACCGGAAACGTCAGGGACGAGCTAGCGCGGGCGGATGTCGTCGTCGGGTTCGAGACAGTCGTCGGCTACGTCGACCAGTTCGTCGGCGGTGACATCCTCACCTGTGGATACGACGACGAGGAAGCAACGCTGGAACGCTTCGGCGAGCGCGTCGCGGCGGGCGAGCACGGCGTTGCTGCGCTGATGGGCGATCCAAACGTGTCGGGTCACCAGTTCCTCGACTCCGTCCGTGAGGCCGTCCCCGGAACGGTGACGGTCCGTCCCGGCATCTCGTCGATTCAGGTCGCCGCAAGCAGGGCGGTTGTCCCGTTCGAGGAGACGACGTTCGTCACTCTGCACCGGCGCGGCCCGCTCGATGACGAGCTGGACCGGATCGCCCGGGCGGCCGGGGATCGACATCTGCTCGTTCTTCCACGCCCGTACGACTGGATGCCCGAAGATATCGCCGCGTTCCTCTTCGACACGGCAGAATCGACGGATCGAACGAACCGAAGCGAGCTTCGGGCAACCGTCTACGAACACCTGACTCACGACGAGGAGCGATCGACGGAGACGACGCTTGGAACCCTCGCTGCCGGAAGCGGTGGGAACGGACCGGAAGACTCAGCGTTTTCGGACCTGTCGGTAGTACTCGTGCGAGGCGATCAGGTGTGA
- a CDS encoding ABC transporter ATP-binding protein: MSDRVIETPHRRVEDGIVATDVSHGFDDTGVLDEISLGLERGEILAVIGPSGTGKTTLLELLAAFYPPNEGEIRMNGGDVWSRSERERLAARRRIGMVFQEPNLFDTTVRRNVSYGLHVRRDWRSRLREWGTRLFGEGTSLPVTEALETVGLADVATQTVRSLSGGEAQRVAFARALAYDPDVLLLDEPTSDLDPRNTAVIEDAIGTARNQGIGVAVATHDMHQAERLADRVAVMLDGSLIEVGPTERVFSDPDDPRARRFIDGELVYTAGEKGD, from the coding sequence ATGAGCGATCGAGTGATCGAGACCCCACATCGCCGAGTCGAGGATGGGATCGTCGCCACGGACGTGAGCCACGGGTTCGACGACACCGGCGTACTCGATGAGATCTCGCTCGGCCTCGAACGCGGCGAGATCCTCGCAGTGATCGGCCCCTCGGGGACCGGCAAGACGACGCTGCTGGAGCTGCTCGCCGCGTTCTACCCGCCCAACGAGGGGGAAATCCGGATGAACGGAGGGGACGTCTGGTCCCGGTCCGAACGCGAGCGCCTCGCGGCGCGACGCCGGATCGGCATGGTGTTCCAGGAGCCGAACCTGTTCGACACGACCGTCCGCCGGAACGTGAGCTACGGGCTACACGTCCGGCGCGACTGGCGATCCCGGCTCCGGGAATGGGGTACCCGGCTTTTCGGCGAGGGAACGAGTCTGCCAGTGACCGAAGCGCTGGAGACGGTCGGCCTCGCGGACGTCGCAACACAGACTGTCAGATCCCTATCGGGCGGCGAGGCACAGCGGGTCGCGTTCGCTCGGGCGCTCGCGTACGATCCTGACGTCCTGTTGCTGGACGAGCCGACGTCGGATCTCGACCCGCGAAACACCGCCGTCATCGAGGACGCGATCGGAACGGCGCGTAATCAGGGGATCGGCGTCGCCGTGGCGACCCACGACATGCACCAGGCGGAACGACTGGCCGACCGGGTGGCGGTGATGCTCGATGGAAGCCTCATCGAGGTCGGACCAACAGAACGGGTGTTCAGTGATCCCGACGATCCCCGAGCGCGGCGGTTCATCGACGGCGAACTCGTCTACACGGCGGGTGAGAAGGGTGACTGA
- a CDS encoding translation initiation factor IF-2 subunit beta — MDYEDSLDRAIEETPDIGGSDERLSIPDATAQKDGAFTRFTNLSDIADTLSRDPEHLHRFVQRELGTSGTFEEGRGRYNGSFSDGDFDAAVAKYTDEYVTCTECGLPDTRLVREDRTPMLRCDACGAFRPVSKRSSTSSNVSTAAVEEGKTYQVKITGTGRKGDGVAEKGKYTIFVPGAEEGDVVEVYIKNISGTLAFSRLAN, encoded by the coding sequence ATGGATTACGAAGACAGTCTGGATCGGGCCATCGAGGAGACGCCCGATATCGGCGGCAGCGACGAGCGGCTCTCGATTCCCGACGCGACGGCGCAGAAAGACGGTGCATTCACGCGGTTTACGAACCTCTCCGACATCGCGGACACGCTCTCCCGGGACCCAGAACACCTCCACCGGTTCGTCCAGCGCGAGCTCGGTACCAGCGGAACCTTCGAGGAAGGACGTGGTCGATACAACGGCAGCTTCTCCGACGGCGACTTCGACGCCGCGGTCGCAAAGTATACCGACGAGTACGTCACCTGTACCGAGTGTGGACTGCCGGACACCCGACTCGTGCGCGAGGACCGGACGCCGATGCTTCGCTGTGACGCCTGTGGTGCGTTCCGGCCGGTCTCGAAACGCTCCAGTACGAGCAGCAACGTCTCGACGGCCGCCGTCGAGGAGGGCAAGACCTACCAGGTCAAGATCACCGGAACAGGGCGGAAAGGCGACGGTGTGGCCGAAAAAGGCAAGTACACGATCTTCGTCCCCGGCGCGGAGGAAGGGGACGTGGTCGAGGTCTATATCAAAAACATCAGCGGAACGCTCGCGTTCTCACGGCTAGCGAACTAG
- a CDS encoding cobyrinic acid a,c-diamide synthase has protein sequence MNGFVLGGTASGVGKTVATLATIRALERSGETVQPAKAGPDFIDPSHHETVAGRPSRTLDCWLQGEVGVRRNYYRPTEGEDPPTICVVEGVMGLYDGDGSSTAMVAEALDLPVVLVVDAKAGMESVAATAYGFQQYAEQAGREIDVVGVIAQRAHGGRHEAGIRDALPESIEYLGRIPPNEALEIPDRHLGLELGEEAALPVETLDAAAEHLRADRLRDIARTPPRPEPQQKSSGAHTDATVAVARGTAFAFAYPATLERLRERAEVVTFSPAAGDDLPPCDGVYLPGGYPELHAESLAASPALSTLAERATERLPILGECGGLMTLCESLTTADGERHEMAGVLPADVTMHDRYQALDHVELVARGNTTTASSGERLRGHEFHYSSADVAGDARFAFDVRRGDGIHDEQDGLTEHRTLGTYAHVHPESGAFDSFCDTLDS, from the coding sequence GTGAATGGATTCGTACTCGGCGGGACGGCCTCTGGAGTCGGCAAGACCGTCGCAACGCTCGCCACGATCCGGGCGCTCGAACGATCAGGTGAGACCGTCCAGCCGGCGAAGGCCGGGCCGGACTTCATCGACCCGAGTCATCACGAGACGGTCGCTGGCCGTCCGTCCCGGACGCTAGACTGCTGGCTGCAGGGCGAGGTCGGCGTTCGTCGGAACTACTACCGGCCGACTGAGGGTGAGGATCCGCCAACCATTTGCGTCGTCGAGGGTGTGATGGGGCTGTACGACGGCGACGGCTCCTCCACCGCGATGGTCGCAGAGGCGCTCGATCTGCCAGTTGTGCTCGTGGTCGACGCAAAAGCGGGGATGGAAAGCGTCGCCGCCACTGCCTACGGCTTCCAGCAGTACGCAGAGCAGGCGGGCAGGGAGATCGACGTGGTCGGCGTCATCGCCCAGCGCGCCCACGGCGGTCGACACGAGGCAGGAATCCGGGACGCGCTTCCCGAGTCGATCGAGTATCTCGGTCGGATTCCGCCAAACGAGGCGCTCGAAATCCCTGATCGCCATCTCGGACTGGAACTCGGCGAGGAAGCCGCGCTCCCGGTCGAGACTCTCGACGCCGCCGCAGAACATTTGCGAGCGGATCGGCTGCGCGATATCGCACGGACGCCGCCGCGACCGGAGCCCCAGCAGAAATCCAGCGGTGCCCACACCGACGCGACGGTCGCGGTTGCACGAGGGACGGCCTTCGCGTTCGCCTACCCAGCGACCCTCGAACGGCTCCGGGAGCGCGCAGAGGTGGTGACGTTCTCGCCCGCGGCGGGCGACGACCTGCCGCCCTGTGACGGCGTCTATCTCCCCGGCGGCTACCCCGAGTTGCATGCCGAGTCGCTCGCGGCGAGTCCGGCGCTGTCGACGCTGGCCGAGCGAGCCACAGAGAGGCTTCCGATCCTCGGCGAGTGCGGCGGCCTGATGACCCTCTGTGAGTCGCTGACGACGGCGGATGGCGAGCGCCACGAGATGGCGGGCGTCCTCCCCGCCGACGTGACGATGCACGACCGGTATCAGGCGCTCGACCACGTCGAACTGGTGGCTCGGGGTAATACGACCACTGCCAGCAGTGGCGAGCGACTGCGTGGCCACGAGTTCCACTACTCCAGCGCCGATGTTGCGGGCGACGCGCGCTTTGCCTTCGACGTCCGCCGTGGCGACGGCATCCACGACGAGCAGGACGGCCTGACCGAGCACAGAACCCTCGGGACGTACGCCCACGTCCACCCGGAGAGCGGGGCGTTCGACAGCTTTTGCGACACACTCGACTCATGA
- a CDS encoding substrate-binding domain-containing protein, which yields MHRREFVATLGVGGAVAIAGCGDTDDSGDAEITDETLTLTTTTSTYDTGLVDELTLAFEERFGAEVAVVNEGTGAALDTGRRGDADVVMVHARSLEDEFIREGYGVNRRDLMFNDFVVVGPDDDPAGIDGTSDVTEAFRSIADFESVFVSRGDSSGTHAKERELWEVAGLEPGGEWYREAGSGMGQVLVQTDQSDGYTLADRGSFLSMRSQLSIGIRVEGPIQDGPELLANPYGIVAVNPAVHDNVAYDLALAYIGFLTSQAGQDVIESYTVDGEQLFFPRALSAEPNFEQYVPEDWMREEG from the coding sequence ATGCATCGACGAGAGTTCGTCGCGACGCTGGGCGTCGGGGGAGCGGTGGCGATCGCAGGATGTGGCGATACTGATGATAGCGGCGATGCGGAGATCACCGACGAGACGCTGACGCTCACGACGACGACGAGCACGTACGACACCGGGCTGGTCGACGAACTCACCCTCGCCTTCGAGGAGCGGTTCGGCGCGGAGGTCGCGGTGGTCAACGAGGGGACCGGTGCGGCCCTCGATACCGGACGTCGCGGCGACGCAGATGTCGTCATGGTCCATGCCAGGTCGCTCGAAGACGAGTTCATCCGCGAGGGCTACGGCGTCAACCGCCGCGATCTGATGTTCAACGATTTCGTCGTCGTCGGACCGGACGACGATCCAGCAGGGATCGACGGAACGAGTGATGTCACGGAGGCGTTTCGATCGATCGCCGACTTCGAGAGCGTCTTCGTTTCTCGGGGCGACAGCTCCGGGACGCATGCGAAAGAACGTGAACTCTGGGAGGTCGCCGGGCTGGAGCCGGGAGGAGAATGGTACCGCGAGGCCGGGAGCGGGATGGGTCAGGTGCTCGTGCAGACCGACCAGAGCGACGGCTACACGCTCGCCGATCGAGGCTCCTTCCTCTCGATGCGCTCGCAACTCTCGATCGGGATCCGCGTCGAGGGGCCGATCCAGGACGGCCCGGAGCTGCTGGCGAACCCCTACGGGATCGTCGCGGTCAACCCCGCAGTCCACGACAACGTTGCATACGATCTCGCGCTCGCGTACATCGGCTTTCTCACCTCACAGGCGGGCCAGGATGTCATCGAGTCCTACACCGTCGACGGCGAACAGCTGTTCTTTCCTCGCGCGCTCTCCGCGGAGCCGAACTTCGAACAGTACGTTCCCGAAGACTGGATGCGGGAGGAGGGCTGA
- a CDS encoding cobyric acid synthase: MREDVDAEPAAVAEDHTRNAPDTPTLLIGGTASHVGKSTIAAGICRYLADRGVDVAPYKAQNMSNNARVVPRSRQDEDRDDPPGSGEIGVSQYVQSRAARRPPTTDVNPVLLKPRGDGESQLVIDGRAVGHYAAGEYYDEHWDRARTAAVDAHRRLADDADLVVAEGAGGMGEINLHHRDLANVETARFADATILLVADIERGGAFASLVGTLSLLPEDLREQVGGVVITKFRGDRSILEPGITEFEERTGVPVLGVVPYDDPGLPAEDSVSLPPVGEHSLRGTGDGVPDDRAVTIAVPRLPRISNFTDLEPLERESGVRVSYRPLDAAYGDADALVLPGTKNTVDDLLALRDAGFDEEIRRFEGPIVGLCGGYQLLGERITNADIEGTGERTTVEGLGILPVETEFSTEKRLEQATGELIGVGPLDGASGPVSGYEIHMGETTLTDAVERPFPEAGAATESVLGTYLHGLFENQNVRDVFIDSVFDAAGIDRAADDPSEQTSYDRAAALIEEFLALDELGGLQVPEG, encoded by the coding sequence ATGCGCGAGGACGTCGACGCGGAGCCGGCTGCGGTGGCCGAGGATCATACGAGAAACGCCCCCGACACCCCGACCCTCCTGATCGGCGGGACGGCCAGCCACGTCGGCAAGAGCACCATCGCTGCGGGGATCTGCCGGTATCTCGCCGATCGCGGTGTCGACGTCGCGCCATACAAAGCACAGAACATGAGCAACAACGCGCGGGTCGTGCCACGATCGAGGCAGGATGAGGATAGAGACGACCCGCCGGGAAGCGGCGAAATCGGTGTCTCCCAGTACGTCCAGTCCCGTGCGGCGCGTCGGCCTCCGACCACGGATGTCAACCCCGTCCTGTTGAAACCGCGTGGCGACGGCGAGAGCCAGCTCGTGATCGACGGCCGGGCGGTCGGCCACTACGCGGCCGGAGAGTACTACGACGAGCACTGGGATCGTGCGCGAACGGCGGCGGTCGACGCACACCGCCGGCTCGCCGACGACGCCGATCTGGTCGTCGCCGAGGGGGCGGGCGGGATGGGCGAGATCAATCTCCACCACCGGGATCTCGCGAACGTCGAGACGGCCCGGTTTGCCGATGCGACGATCCTCCTCGTCGCGGACATCGAGCGCGGCGGCGCGTTCGCCAGCCTCGTTGGGACGCTCTCGCTCCTTCCCGAGGACCTCCGCGAGCAGGTTGGCGGCGTCGTCATCACGAAGTTCCGGGGCGATCGCTCGATCCTCGAACCGGGAATCACGGAGTTCGAAGAGCGGACGGGAGTGCCGGTACTCGGCGTGGTCCCCTACGACGACCCCGGCCTGCCCGCCGAGGATAGCGTCTCGCTCCCCCCGGTTGGCGAGCACTCCCTGCGTGGTACCGGGGACGGCGTCCCGGACGACCGCGCGGTGACGATCGCCGTCCCGCGGCTGCCACGGATCTCGAACTTCACCGACCTGGAGCCGCTCGAACGCGAGTCCGGCGTCCGGGTATCGTACCGACCGCTCGATGCAGCCTACGGCGACGCCGACGCGCTGGTACTTCCGGGGACGAAAAACACCGTCGACGACCTGCTCGCGCTGCGGGATGCGGGCTTCGACGAGGAAATCCGGCGTTTTGAGGGCCCGATCGTCGGGCTCTGTGGCGGCTACCAGTTACTGGGCGAGCGGATCACGAACGCGGATATCGAGGGGACGGGCGAGCGAACGACAGTCGAGGGGCTTGGTATCCTTCCCGTTGAAACCGAGTTTTCTACAGAAAAACGCCTCGAACAGGCTACCGGGGAACTCATCGGCGTCGGTCCCCTCGACGGAGCGAGCGGTCCGGTGTCAGGGTACGAGATCCACATGGGGGAAACGACGCTCACGGACGCTGTCGAGCGGCCGTTTCCCGAAGCTGGGGCGGCAACCGAGAGCGTTCTGGGAACCTATCTCCACGGACTCTTCGAGAATCAGAACGTGCGGGACGTGTTCATCGACTCGGTCTTCGACGCGGCAGGGATCGACCGGGCCGCAGACGACCCCTCCGAGCAGACCAGTTACGACCGTGCTGCAGCGTTGATCGAGGAGTTCCTCGCGCTCGACGAACTCGGCGGATTGCAGGTACCGGAAGGGTAA
- a CDS encoding ABC transporter permease: protein MVGAIVELATLPLVEFPFESNYVRSIVYVSLYVSLTAVLLSTLVSLPVAMLVGFAEFPGRRLAIALINTGMGLPSVVVGLAVLFLVSNQGPLGTFDLVFTKEAMIMSQFVLATPVITGVSLAAVTGVDEGVRDASYALGGTRLDVALVTIKEARYGIATGVLAGLGRAISEVGSVLIVGGNIAGADGTAITRTLTTAIQLEARQGRFELALVLGAILLVLVLLVNAVVLRLGGGRI, encoded by the coding sequence ATGGTCGGAGCGATCGTCGAGCTTGCAACACTCCCGCTCGTCGAGTTCCCCTTCGAGTCCAACTACGTTCGGAGCATCGTCTACGTCTCGCTGTACGTGAGCCTCACGGCTGTCCTGTTGAGCACGCTCGTCAGCCTTCCCGTCGCGATGCTGGTCGGCTTCGCCGAGTTCCCGGGACGACGACTCGCCATCGCGCTGATCAACACCGGGATGGGGCTGCCGAGCGTCGTCGTCGGTCTTGCCGTCCTCTTTCTCGTCTCGAATCAGGGGCCGCTCGGGACCTTCGATCTCGTGTTCACCAAGGAGGCGATGATCATGTCACAGTTCGTGCTGGCCACGCCGGTGATCACCGGCGTCAGCCTCGCCGCCGTCACGGGCGTCGACGAGGGTGTCCGGGACGCCTCCTACGCACTCGGCGGGACGCGCCTCGACGTCGCGCTCGTCACGATCAAGGAGGCCCGCTACGGGATCGCCACGGGCGTGCTGGCCGGACTCGGGCGGGCGATCAGCGAGGTCGGCTCCGTGCTCATCGTCGGCGGAAATATCGCCGGCGCGGACGGCACCGCGATTACGCGAACGCTGACGACCGCGATCCAGCTTGAAGCCCGACAGGGCCGTTTCGAGCTTGCACTCGTGCTCGGCGCCATCTTGCTCGTACTCGTCTTGCTGGTCAACGCTGTCGTGCTCCGGCTCGGGGGTGGGCGGATATGA
- a CDS encoding cob(I)yrinic acid a,c-diamide adenosyltransferase has protein sequence MTDDTHTDNDGDSAGATLGGRKPTAQPIEPSEPEEFGLVQAWWGDGKGKTTAAMGMGLRAAGHGYRVHMLQFMKGGAETVEDVRGEYNAIEHIPGFTYENAGHYGWHGFGAAGGDPDHDERAQAAFDRAEELVAEGVDGEDLHMLILDEILYAADRELVDPDGVIDLIENSPNDLELVLTGSHEEPTYLLDHADLVTEVSKVKHMIDAGQPARKGTEY, from the coding sequence ATGACAGACGATACTCATACTGACAACGACGGAGACAGCGCGGGAGCCACGCTTGGCGGCCGGAAGCCGACCGCTCAGCCCATCGAACCGAGCGAGCCAGAGGAGTTCGGCCTGGTGCAGGCCTGGTGGGGCGACGGGAAGGGCAAGACCACCGCAGCGATGGGCATGGGACTACGCGCGGCGGGCCACGGCTACCGCGTCCACATGCTCCAGTTCATGAAAGGCGGCGCGGAGACCGTCGAGGACGTCCGCGGTGAGTACAACGCGATCGAGCACATTCCCGGCTTCACCTACGAGAACGCCGGACACTACGGCTGGCACGGCTTCGGCGCGGCGGGCGGAGATCCGGACCACGACGAACGGGCGCAGGCGGCGTTCGACCGTGCCGAGGAACTCGTCGCCGAAGGGGTCGACGGCGAGGACCTGCACATGCTGATCCTCGACGAGATACTGTACGCGGCAGACCGGGAACTGGTCGACCCCGACGGAGTGATCGACCTGATCGAGAACTCCCCAAACGACCTCGAACTCGTCCTGACGGGGAGCCACGAGGAGCCGACCTACCTCCTCGATCACGCGGATCTCGTCACCGAGGTCAGCAAGGTGAAACACATGATCGACGCGGGACAGCCAGCTCGGAAGGGCACCGAGTACTGA